In Corynebacterium aquatimens, one genomic interval encodes:
- a CDS encoding type II toxin-antitoxin system Phd/YefM family antitoxin has protein sequence MKVLSYTESRANYARVLDDVINDYEEVVITRAGREPVVIIPLAEYESLRETNYLLSSPANARILKERIERLERGEGVEHELVEDD, from the coding sequence ATGAAGGTGTTGAGCTACACCGAATCCCGCGCAAACTACGCGCGTGTGCTCGATGACGTGATTAACGACTACGAAGAAGTCGTGATCACCCGAGCTGGACGTGAACCCGTCGTTATCATTCCCCTGGCAGAGTATGAATCGCTACGAGAGACCAATTACTTACTCAGTTCACCCGCGAACGCGCGCATTTTGAAAGAAAGAATTGAGCGGCTCGAACGTGGTGAAGGGGTGGAGCACGAACTTGTCGAGGATGATTAA
- the arc gene encoding proteasome ATPase, translated as MTTPIDPLEVAAENRELKRKNAALGARNKQLSQVLQVTRDRFQGLTQQVDELAKPTCTYGVFLESFRGGKEADVFTGGRRLRVNISPNVEPTSLTPGVRVRLGEGAIVVEARGFSDTGTLATLVERVGGDRAIAADMQGSESLVHLTEKLQREARAGDTVLVDNRVGFAFEVIPKTEVAQLTLEEIPDVTYDDIGGLHEQIETIRDSVELPFMYPDLYKQYHLAPPKGLLLYGPPGCGKTLIAKAVANSLSARIGDGGSAHFLNIKGPELLNKYVGETERRIRLIFERARELAGEGRPVIVFFDEMESIFRTRGSGVSSDMETTVVPQLLTEIDGVEDLANVIVIGATNREELIDPAILRPGRLDIKIRVDRPTRAEASDIFARHLTEDVPHVGEVSELISSAVEALFAPRPFVRLTLVDGTEEILHYSDFVSGAMIANIVDRAKKLAIKDVIAAGGSFASGGSTASGITAEHLRQAVLAEQEESEDMPNTANPDEWTRIIGRTGKRVVEAEVL; from the coding sequence ATGACCACGCCCATTGATCCTTTGGAAGTCGCAGCCGAAAACCGCGAGCTGAAGCGCAAGAACGCAGCGCTTGGCGCGAGGAACAAGCAACTCTCGCAGGTGCTTCAGGTCACCCGTGATCGTTTCCAGGGGCTCACCCAGCAGGTCGATGAGTTGGCCAAACCGACGTGCACCTACGGCGTTTTCCTTGAGTCGTTCCGCGGTGGCAAGGAGGCAGACGTCTTCACCGGCGGGCGCCGCCTGCGCGTCAATATTTCGCCGAATGTGGAGCCGACCTCTCTGACCCCAGGTGTGCGCGTGCGCTTGGGAGAAGGAGCTATCGTCGTTGAGGCGCGAGGTTTTTCCGATACTGGCACCTTGGCCACACTGGTCGAACGAGTCGGTGGGGACCGCGCAATCGCGGCGGATATGCAGGGTTCCGAGTCGCTCGTGCATCTCACAGAAAAACTCCAACGTGAGGCTCGCGCGGGTGACACCGTTTTAGTGGATAACCGCGTCGGCTTCGCGTTTGAAGTGATTCCCAAAACGGAAGTTGCGCAGCTCACGCTGGAGGAGATCCCTGACGTCACTTACGACGACATCGGGGGTCTGCACGAGCAGATTGAGACGATCCGGGATTCGGTAGAGCTGCCGTTCATGTACCCGGACCTCTACAAGCAGTATCACTTGGCGCCGCCTAAAGGTCTGCTTCTCTACGGCCCGCCCGGGTGCGGCAAGACGCTCATCGCCAAAGCTGTGGCGAACTCGCTGTCAGCCCGGATCGGCGACGGCGGAAGCGCCCACTTCCTCAACATCAAGGGCCCAGAGCTGTTGAACAAGTACGTGGGGGAGACGGAGCGGCGCATTCGCCTCATCTTTGAGCGCGCCCGCGAACTCGCCGGTGAGGGCCGCCCCGTCATCGTCTTCTTCGACGAGATGGAATCCATCTTCCGCACCCGCGGCTCCGGTGTCTCTTCCGACATGGAGACCACCGTCGTACCGCAGCTCCTCACTGAAATCGACGGCGTCGAAGACCTAGCAAACGTCATCGTGATCGGCGCGACCAACCGCGAGGAGCTGATCGACCCCGCGATCCTCCGTCCCGGCCGCCTCGACATCAAAATCCGCGTCGATCGCCCCACCCGCGCGGAGGCCAGCGACATCTTCGCCCGCCACCTCACCGAGGACGTGCCCCACGTCGGCGAGGTTTCCGAGCTCATCTCCAGCGCCGTCGAGGCCCTCTTCGCCCCGCGCCCCTTCGTGCGCCTCACGCTTGTCGACGGCACAGAGGAGATCCTGCACTACTCCGACTTCGTCTCCGGCGCCATGATCGCTAACATCGTGGACCGCGCGAAGAAGCTGGCGATCAAAGACGTGATCGCGGCCGGTGGCTCCTTTGCCAGCGGCGGCAGCACTGCCAGCGGCATCACCGCCGAGCACCTCCGTCAAGCCGTGCTCGCGGAGCAGGAGGAGAGCGAGGACATGCCCAACACCGCAAACCCGGATGAGTGGACGCGGATCATCGGCCGCACCGGCAAGCGGGTCGTCGAGGCTGAAGTCCTCTGA
- a CDS encoding YncE family protein, whose protein sequence is MALRLPGRRAIAAVATVTLLFSGTTVTVTAPVAFAQTSSSNEPAMQTPPAEALAKWGNNPPRGKAEGLGQGKLLVSPKVEPGGLLKVRGEGYVDRTSDGKYATIAFRPCDGANPKGENKDIPACYFAPKQEAPIDDTNARGDIYFETDGEPVKHVPGEDGTFEGTIRIGDLEPGWYWIRNLAGTDDGKPPLSKYAWFEVVPAGTLSNDSGEVKNEATVTAKTSREFKNQAPVVSLEGEKFTPGSEVSVKAGGKEIKKVKVGDDGSFTLKVTDDGVFPAGIVTGVEVTDGTKTAITDVTGLVRVKFAGSTIRGGYPWLGATQNVEVANLPEGAEISGLTAAGKNAVTAPVKTQGGKATIPNVRIPNDAALINEEVSVTFKVGDKETTVPSGQFIRQSNEKFGVDKFEFTRQELRAGLYQSVYSAKENVIFVTRTFGRAPWGDSSIYKLDADTLKVIKEIKPVSSAPDHLLPGEKAEEGGTIAAYGVGLDETNDVLWITNTRHDSVTAYRASTLEVLKTFPIDDAHHSRDAVVDQKTGLAYISSASGNKNQVTIYDGKKLEKVGRIELENYQNVMSLDFDQEKGLLYAVSLNSPEFAKVDVRNGNKVTRYKVADKYMDRGSGITVNTKTGYLYIASQNTGNTIVFNPDANNGQGEVVANIATGAGALNATYDPKTDYVYVTNFFTDTISVIDTKTNKIIAQLPGGENTNHVALGKPGVLYVVNKTGTVDADGKPVAQDSADPKNVVTRITLKETTQDPKPEPTTETKPTTETKPTTETKPTTETKPTTETKPTTETKPGDQGGTKKPDKPSSEGSKSEDGKLKPGAIVGIIFGVIAAVAGLIGAANFFFPAEVQKFINQFLPR, encoded by the coding sequence ATGGCTCTTCGCCTCCCCGGCCGTCGCGCAATTGCCGCAGTAGCCACCGTCACCCTGCTTTTCAGCGGCACCACCGTTACCGTCACCGCTCCCGTTGCTTTCGCGCAAACATCTTCGTCCAACGAACCCGCCATGCAGACTCCCCCGGCTGAGGCACTGGCCAAGTGGGGCAACAACCCGCCCCGCGGAAAGGCTGAGGGCTTGGGGCAGGGCAAGCTTCTCGTCTCCCCTAAGGTCGAGCCGGGAGGCCTTCTGAAAGTCCGTGGCGAGGGCTACGTCGACCGCACCTCCGACGGTAAGTACGCGACTATCGCCTTCCGCCCCTGCGACGGTGCAAATCCCAAGGGCGAAAACAAGGACATTCCGGCCTGCTACTTCGCTCCGAAGCAGGAAGCACCGATCGACGATACTAACGCCCGCGGTGACATCTACTTCGAGACCGACGGTGAGCCAGTGAAGCACGTTCCTGGCGAAGATGGGACCTTCGAGGGCACCATCCGCATCGGTGATTTGGAGCCGGGCTGGTACTGGATCCGCAACCTTGCTGGCACCGATGACGGCAAGCCCCCCCTGTCCAAGTACGCCTGGTTCGAGGTCGTTCCTGCGGGCACGTTGAGCAATGACAGCGGCGAGGTGAAGAACGAGGCAACCGTGACCGCGAAGACGAGCCGTGAGTTCAAGAACCAGGCTCCTGTGGTCTCGCTCGAGGGCGAGAAATTCACCCCTGGCTCCGAGGTCTCCGTGAAGGCTGGGGGCAAGGAGATCAAAAAAGTGAAGGTGGGCGATGACGGCTCCTTCACGCTCAAGGTCACCGACGACGGCGTTTTCCCGGCCGGTATTGTCACCGGGGTTGAGGTCACCGACGGCACCAAAACCGCCATCACTGATGTCACCGGCCTGGTGCGTGTGAAATTCGCGGGCAGCACTATCCGCGGTGGCTACCCGTGGCTCGGTGCCACCCAGAACGTTGAGGTTGCCAACCTTCCGGAGGGCGCCGAGATCTCCGGTCTTACTGCGGCTGGTAAGAACGCCGTGACCGCACCGGTGAAGACTCAGGGCGGCAAGGCAACCATCCCGAACGTGAGAATCCCTAACGACGCGGCCCTGATCAACGAGGAGGTGTCTGTCACCTTCAAGGTGGGCGACAAGGAAACCACCGTCCCGTCGGGCCAATTCATCCGCCAGTCCAACGAGAAGTTCGGTGTGGACAAGTTCGAATTCACTCGCCAAGAGCTCCGCGCCGGCCTGTACCAGTCGGTGTACTCGGCGAAGGAGAACGTCATCTTCGTCACCCGTACTTTCGGCCGTGCACCGTGGGGTGACTCGTCGATTTACAAGCTCGATGCTGACACGCTGAAGGTGATCAAGGAGATCAAACCGGTCTCCAGCGCGCCTGACCACCTGCTCCCGGGTGAGAAGGCCGAGGAAGGTGGCACCATCGCCGCATACGGCGTTGGTTTGGATGAGACGAACGACGTCCTGTGGATCACCAACACCCGCCACGACAGCGTCACCGCCTATCGTGCTTCCACTCTCGAGGTGCTCAAGACGTTCCCGATTGACGACGCGCACCACTCCCGCGATGCCGTGGTTGATCAGAAGACCGGCTTGGCCTACATCTCGTCGGCTTCTGGCAACAAGAACCAGGTCACGATCTACGACGGCAAGAAGCTTGAGAAGGTTGGCCGTATCGAACTGGAGAACTACCAGAACGTCATGTCGCTCGATTTCGACCAGGAGAAGGGCCTGCTCTACGCGGTGTCCCTGAACTCCCCGGAGTTTGCCAAGGTCGACGTGCGCAACGGCAACAAAGTCACCCGCTACAAGGTCGCCGACAAGTACATGGACCGCGGCTCCGGCATTACCGTGAACACCAAGACTGGCTATCTCTACATCGCTTCCCAGAACACCGGCAACACCATCGTGTTCAACCCCGACGCGAACAACGGGCAGGGCGAGGTGGTAGCGAACATCGCAACTGGCGCCGGCGCACTCAACGCCACCTACGACCCGAAGACCGACTACGTCTACGTGACCAACTTCTTCACTGACACGATCTCGGTCATCGACACTAAGACCAACAAAATCATCGCGCAGCTCCCGGGCGGCGAGAACACCAACCACGTGGCACTGGGTAAGCCTGGCGTGCTCTACGTCGTGAACAAGACCGGCACAGTGGACGCCGACGGCAAGCCCGTGGCTCAAGACTCGGCGGACCCGAAGAATGTGGTCACCCGCATCACGCTCAAGGAGACGACGCAGGATCCAAAGCCTGAGCCGACGACTGAGACCAAGCCGACGACTGAGACCAAGCCGACGACTGAGACCAAGCCGACGACTGAGACCAAGCCGACGACTGAGACCAAGCCGACGACTGAGACCAAGCCGGGCGATCAGGGCGGAACGAAGAAGCCGGACAAGCCAAGCTCTGAGGGCTCCAAGAGCGAGGACGGCAAGCTGAAGCCGGGCGCGATCGTCGGGATCATCTTTGGCGTGATCGCCGCCGTGGCGGGTCTTATCGGCGCCGCGAACTTCTTCTTCCCCGCTGAAGTTCAGAAGTTCATCAACCAGTTCCTGCCCCGCTAG
- a CDS encoding tRNA (adenine-N1)-methyltransferase, whose amino-acid sequence MYSGPFRAGDKVQLTDAKRRHFSIELVPGANYHTHKGAIAHDDIIGADEGSVVQSSMGSDYLCFRHLLVDHVLSMPRGAAVIYPKDAGQILVEGDIFMGARVLEAGAGSGALTMSLLRAVGPDGHVFSYEIRDDHLVFARDNVNEYFGGEPQWWSPRLGDFGEVTQDDLGGPVDRVILDMVEPWLFIDTVKDILIPGGVFMTYVATVPQLMNTVETIRKAQCFTEPRSWETLLREWKVEGLATRPEHRMNAHTAFLVWTRRLADGVTPPRVQRKARR is encoded by the coding sequence ATGTACTCCGGCCCGTTCCGCGCAGGCGACAAGGTGCAGCTCACCGACGCGAAGCGCCGACACTTCAGCATCGAACTCGTGCCCGGCGCGAACTACCACACGCACAAGGGGGCCATCGCCCACGACGACATCATCGGTGCGGACGAGGGGTCGGTGGTGCAGTCATCGATGGGTTCGGATTACCTGTGCTTCCGGCACCTTTTAGTTGATCACGTTCTATCCATGCCGCGCGGCGCAGCCGTGATTTACCCCAAGGACGCGGGCCAGATCCTGGTGGAAGGCGACATCTTCATGGGCGCGCGCGTGCTGGAAGCGGGAGCGGGATCCGGTGCGCTGACCATGTCGCTTTTGCGCGCGGTGGGGCCGGACGGACACGTATTTTCCTACGAGATCCGCGATGATCACCTGGTGTTCGCGCGCGACAATGTGAACGAGTACTTCGGCGGTGAACCGCAGTGGTGGTCTCCACGCTTGGGTGATTTCGGCGAAGTCACCCAAGATGATCTTGGTGGCCCCGTTGACCGCGTTATTTTGGACATGGTCGAACCGTGGCTGTTCATTGACACGGTGAAAGACATCTTGATTCCCGGCGGGGTGTTTATGACGTACGTAGCCACCGTCCCGCAGTTGATGAACACGGTGGAAACCATCCGCAAAGCCCAATGCTTTACGGAGCCGCGCAGCTGGGAAACACTCCTGCGCGAGTGGAAGGTGGAAGGTCTTGCCACTCGGCCTGAGCACCGCATGAACGCCCACACAGCGTTTCTCGTGTGGACGCGCAGGCTTGCCGACGGCGTGACGCCGCCGCGGGTGCAGCGCAAAGCGCGTCGTTAA
- a CDS encoding Txe/YoeB family addiction module toxin, translated as MRVTWDEDAWGEYVELQAVEKRLVKRINQLIRDIQRNGNEGIGKPEPLRFELHGYWSRRIDNTHRLVYRIAGDEIRIASCRYHYEK; from the coding sequence ATGCGCGTTACGTGGGACGAGGACGCCTGGGGTGAGTACGTGGAGCTGCAGGCGGTTGAAAAACGTCTGGTAAAACGCATTAACCAGTTGATCCGGGATATCCAACGAAACGGCAACGAAGGCATTGGAAAACCCGAGCCGTTGCGGTTCGAACTTCACGGCTACTGGTCACGCCGGATTGATAACACGCACAGACTCGTGTACCGCATCGCGGGAGATGAGATTCGGATCGCGTCCTGCCGTTATCACTATGAGAAATGA
- a CDS encoding ABC transporter substrate-binding protein produces MKFTRRGFIKAATVAVAISLGLSACSGENEAPTVQGSTREVTDAMDAVVTVPENPQRIIALSEPTTDGLLALGIKPIGITAGRGQGGVSAYLSDVGGDIPIVGNVGNPNFEAIGAAKPDLIVVDGTSVNNNPPVLEALSQIAPVVFTGYSGGNWRDNLIFLAEAVNKQKEAVDVIADYDARAADLKERFEKYNQETFSIVRWQGNSFATILKELPAGRALEDVGLRRPPAQDRKGRGHSEPVSAENIQDIDADYMFFGTLGGSSVGNPNAGGAADEDAATDAAKQAESVPGFTSLKAFKNGKIIPVDGSAWTSTGGPLLMNHILDDLEATLL; encoded by the coding sequence GTGAAGTTCACCAGACGCGGTTTCATTAAAGCAGCAACGGTTGCAGTTGCTATCAGTCTCGGATTGTCCGCTTGTTCGGGTGAGAATGAGGCACCGACTGTCCAGGGGTCAACCCGTGAAGTCACGGACGCGATGGACGCAGTAGTCACTGTTCCGGAAAACCCGCAGCGCATTATCGCGTTGTCCGAGCCAACGACAGACGGGCTGCTTGCCTTGGGGATCAAACCGATCGGCATCACAGCCGGTCGTGGACAGGGCGGCGTGTCCGCGTACCTGAGCGATGTCGGAGGCGACATTCCGATCGTCGGAAATGTCGGCAACCCGAACTTTGAGGCGATTGGCGCAGCAAAACCGGACCTCATCGTCGTGGACGGAACGAGTGTGAACAACAACCCGCCGGTACTCGAAGCACTGAGCCAGATCGCGCCCGTGGTGTTTACCGGATACTCCGGCGGGAACTGGCGGGACAACCTGATCTTCCTTGCTGAAGCGGTGAACAAGCAGAAAGAGGCGGTCGACGTCATCGCCGATTACGATGCGCGCGCGGCCGACCTGAAGGAGCGATTTGAAAAGTACAACCAGGAAACGTTTTCCATTGTGCGCTGGCAGGGTAACTCCTTCGCCACGATCCTGAAAGAGCTCCCCGCGGGGCGCGCACTGGAGGATGTTGGACTGCGGCGTCCGCCAGCCCAGGATCGTAAGGGACGCGGTCACTCGGAACCGGTGTCTGCAGAAAATATTCAGGACATCGATGCCGACTATATGTTCTTTGGCACCCTGGGCGGCTCGTCGGTGGGGAACCCCAACGCGGGTGGTGCCGCCGATGAAGACGCGGCCACCGACGCTGCCAAACAAGCCGAATCAGTACCGGGCTTCACCAGCCTCAAGGCTTTCAAGAACGGCAAGATCATCCCGGTTGACGGGTCCGCATGGACGTCCACCGGTGGGCCGCTGCTCATGAACCACATTCTCGACGACCTCGAGGCCACTCTTCTTTAA
- a CDS encoding formate--tetrahydrofolate ligase — MNTPLSDVAIAQAHALEPIAEIAAKAGVPKEAVIPYGRHMAKVSVSELEPAAGPNGDRPGGKLVLVTGVSPTPAGEGKSTVLIGLTDALAQLGHNAMVALREPSLGPVMGIKGGAAGGGYAQVVPMEDINLHFTGDFHAITAANNTLAALIDNHIQQGNELGIDPRRVTWQRCLDVNDRSLRTVVTGLGGPGNGVPAETGFTITAASEIMAILGLATDLEDLKRRLAAITIGLTYDKRPVTAGQLHAEGAMTALLRQAINPNLVQTLGGTPAFIHGGPFANIAHGCNTLIATRTALGCADIVLTEAGFGSDLGAEKFFDIKARYGGLDVAGAVIVATIRSIKYNGGVERKELASENVDALKDGIANLERHVGNVRKFGVTPVVALNLVTSDTDAERAFMREWAQGFGVALEEADVWAKGGAGATDLASTLLENLTEKTSAPLYDPADGIENAIETIAREIYRADNVQYSVNAQRDLAMLKRNGWDTLPVCISKTQYSFSDDPTQLGAPEGHTLHVRKLVPRTGAGFIVALTGDVMTMPGLPKVPAANGIDVDEAGRISGLF, encoded by the coding sequence ATGAACACACCCTTAAGCGACGTCGCTATCGCACAAGCCCACGCCCTTGAACCCATCGCGGAGATCGCCGCGAAGGCCGGGGTTCCCAAAGAGGCGGTCATCCCGTACGGCCGCCACATGGCGAAGGTGTCGGTCTCCGAACTTGAGCCGGCCGCCGGGCCAAACGGTGATCGTCCAGGTGGGAAGCTCGTGCTGGTCACCGGTGTTTCTCCCACACCGGCGGGGGAGGGCAAGTCGACGGTGCTCATCGGGCTCACCGACGCGCTGGCGCAGTTGGGACACAACGCCATGGTCGCGCTGCGCGAGCCCTCGCTCGGCCCGGTCATGGGCATCAAGGGCGGGGCGGCCGGCGGCGGCTACGCGCAGGTGGTGCCCATGGAAGACATCAATCTGCACTTCACGGGCGACTTCCACGCGATCACGGCCGCGAACAACACGCTGGCCGCGCTCATTGACAACCACATCCAGCAGGGCAACGAACTGGGCATCGACCCGCGTCGCGTGACATGGCAGCGCTGCCTGGACGTCAACGACCGCAGCCTGCGCACCGTGGTCACCGGGCTTGGGGGACCAGGAAACGGCGTGCCCGCCGAAACCGGCTTCACCATCACCGCCGCCAGCGAGATCATGGCCATTCTTGGCCTGGCCACCGACCTTGAGGATCTCAAGCGCCGCCTCGCCGCAATCACCATCGGCCTCACCTACGATAAGAGGCCGGTCACCGCAGGCCAACTGCATGCCGAGGGCGCGATGACCGCGCTGCTGCGCCAGGCCATCAACCCGAACCTAGTGCAGACCCTCGGCGGGACGCCGGCGTTTATTCACGGTGGGCCCTTCGCTAACATCGCCCACGGCTGCAACACTCTCATTGCCACCCGCACCGCGCTGGGCTGCGCGGATATCGTCCTCACCGAGGCCGGGTTCGGCTCCGACCTGGGCGCAGAGAAGTTCTTTGACATCAAGGCCCGTTACGGCGGTCTCGACGTTGCCGGCGCAGTCATTGTGGCCACAATCCGTTCAATCAAATACAACGGCGGCGTGGAAAGGAAGGAGCTGGCCAGCGAAAACGTCGATGCCCTCAAGGACGGCATCGCCAACCTCGAGCGCCACGTGGGCAACGTTCGCAAGTTCGGTGTCACCCCGGTTGTGGCTCTTAACCTCGTTACCTCCGACACCGACGCCGAGCGCGCGTTCATGCGCGAGTGGGCGCAGGGCTTTGGCGTCGCCTTGGAAGAGGCCGACGTGTGGGCGAAAGGCGGCGCGGGTGCTACCGATCTGGCGAGCACACTGCTGGAGAATCTCACCGAAAAAACCTCGGCACCGCTCTACGACCCAGCCGACGGAATCGAGAACGCGATCGAGACCATCGCCCGGGAGATCTACCGCGCGGACAACGTCCAGTACTCCGTGAACGCCCAACGCGACCTGGCAATGCTTAAACGCAACGGCTGGGACACGCTGCCGGTGTGTATCTCCAAGACGCAGTACTCGTTTAGCGACGACCCCACGCAACTCGGCGCGCCGGAAGGACACACCCTGCATGTGCGTAAACTCGTGCCGCGCACGGGAGCCGGGTTCATCGTGGCGCTCACCGGCGACGTGATGACCATGCCGGGCCTGCCCAAGGTGCCAGCCGCCAACGGTATCGACGTCGATGAGGCGGGGCGGATCAGCGGGCTGTTCTAA
- a CDS encoding RecB family exonuclease, which translates to MTADTPRPLALSPSRANDYMQCPLKYRLRAVDRIPEPKTLAQVTGTLVHAVLEEMHGWPREERTYPAAVKRLKPTWAAMCESDPTNAEPVEDEYALLVSARDLLRGYFHMENPCGFDSHEQEMYVDAVLPNGVPVRGFIDRVDIAPTGEVRVVDYKTGKKPHPRYASEAQFQMRFYALVYWRLFGVIPTQLRLMYLKVIDSLFLAPSREELEYFERDLGDLWSKVEADGRSGRFRPTPSRLCDWCSFKPLCPVYGGTPPDYPGWPGSVAELDDGGSTRIEIPELDL; encoded by the coding sequence ATGACTGCAGACACTCCCAGGCCACTTGCCCTCTCCCCCTCCCGCGCCAACGACTACATGCAGTGCCCCTTAAAGTATCGGCTGCGCGCCGTGGACAGGATCCCGGAGCCTAAGACGTTGGCCCAGGTCACAGGAACCCTCGTGCACGCCGTCCTAGAGGAGATGCACGGCTGGCCCCGTGAAGAGCGCACGTACCCAGCCGCGGTGAAACGCCTCAAGCCCACGTGGGCAGCGATGTGCGAGAGCGACCCCACGAATGCGGAACCCGTTGAGGACGAGTACGCACTGCTCGTCAGCGCCCGGGATTTGCTGCGCGGGTACTTCCACATGGAAAACCCGTGCGGCTTTGACTCCCACGAGCAGGAAATGTACGTCGACGCCGTGCTTCCGAACGGTGTCCCGGTGCGCGGCTTTATCGACCGGGTGGACATCGCGCCGACCGGCGAAGTCCGTGTCGTTGACTACAAAACCGGCAAGAAGCCCCACCCGCGGTACGCGTCCGAGGCGCAGTTTCAGATGCGCTTCTACGCGCTGGTGTATTGGCGCCTCTTCGGCGTGATCCCCACTCAGCTGCGGTTGATGTACCTCAAGGTGATCGACTCGCTGTTCCTCGCCCCGTCCCGCGAGGAGCTGGAGTATTTCGAGCGGGACTTAGGCGATCTGTGGAGCAAGGTTGAGGCCGACGGGCGCTCCGGTCGCTTCCGGCCGACACCGTCGCGGTTGTGCGACTGGTGCTCGTTTAAGCCTCTGTGCCCGGTCTACGGCGGCACTCCCCCGGACTATCCCGGATGGCCGGGCTCGGTTGCGGAGCTGGACGACGGCGGGTCAACGCGGATCGAGATCCCGGAGCTCGATCTTTAG
- a CDS encoding M18 family aminopeptidase has product MATSHDITQFTDFLQRSPSAFHAAANVRDELVRAGFTEDLGVTPGGHVHASGGAVIAWWIPETPNPGFRIVGSHTDSPGLMVKPDPDVEREGFRQVAVEVYGGPILTSWFDRELTFAGRIALLDGTTRLVTTGPVARVPNLAIHLYRGDVPEIDRQIHMQPVQLSDRPLVDIVAERAGVASDEIVAHELICADAQAPEVIGDTLSAGRLDNLSSVWASTSALRRAVHEQPRDVLVLAAFNHEEVGSASVTGAGGPLLERILTTIAAAIGDPVDVFAHSTMVSADAAHAVHPNYPGKHDPTHRPLMNHGPVLKINANQRYASDAVTEAVWIRAARAAGVPVQTFVGHNAVPCGSTIGPIASTRLGIPTVDVGIPLLSMHSARELAGVTDQIWFEDALTAYFVGQ; this is encoded by the coding sequence ATGGCCACCTCGCACGACATCACGCAGTTCACTGACTTCCTTCAGCGCAGCCCGAGCGCGTTCCACGCCGCGGCGAACGTGCGCGACGAGTTGGTCCGCGCGGGCTTCACAGAGGATCTCGGCGTAACACCAGGTGGGCACGTGCACGCGAGCGGGGGCGCCGTCATCGCGTGGTGGATCCCCGAAACCCCGAACCCCGGGTTCCGCATCGTGGGTTCACACACAGACTCACCGGGGCTCATGGTCAAGCCCGACCCTGATGTCGAGCGGGAAGGCTTCCGGCAGGTCGCCGTCGAGGTCTACGGCGGGCCGATACTGACCTCGTGGTTCGACCGGGAGCTCACATTCGCTGGACGCATCGCGCTTCTCGACGGCACCACGCGCCTGGTTACTACCGGACCGGTCGCACGGGTGCCCAACCTCGCCATCCACCTTTACCGGGGTGATGTTCCGGAGATCGACAGGCAGATCCACATGCAACCGGTGCAGCTCTCCGACCGCCCGCTTGTAGATATCGTCGCCGAACGGGCGGGTGTTGCCAGCGACGAGATCGTGGCGCACGAGCTCATATGCGCCGATGCCCAGGCACCCGAGGTTATCGGCGACACCTTATCGGCCGGCAGGTTGGACAACCTGAGCAGCGTGTGGGCGTCGACAAGCGCCCTGCGTCGTGCGGTGCACGAACAACCGCGCGACGTCCTAGTACTTGCCGCGTTCAACCATGAGGAGGTTGGATCCGCCTCCGTCACGGGTGCGGGCGGACCGTTGCTTGAACGCATCCTCACAACGATCGCCGCCGCCATCGGCGACCCCGTGGACGTCTTTGCGCACTCCACGATGGTGTCTGCCGACGCCGCCCATGCCGTGCACCCGAACTACCCGGGGAAGCACGATCCGACCCACCGCCCGCTCATGAACCATGGGCCGGTGCTCAAGATCAATGCGAACCAACGCTACGCCTCCGATGCGGTGACGGAAGCCGTGTGGATCCGTGCCGCGCGCGCCGCGGGTGTCCCCGTGCAGACCTTCGTGGGCCACAATGCCGTGCCCTGCGGCTCAACGATCGGCCCTATCGCATCTACACGCCTGGGTATCCCCACCGTGGACGTGGGCATCCCACTTCTGTCCATGCACTCCGCACGCGAACTCGCAGGCGTGACGGACCAGATATGGTTTGAGGACGCTCTTACGGCATACTTTGTGGGCCAGTAA